One genomic window of Streptomyces sp. WP-1 includes the following:
- the polX gene encoding DNA polymerase/3'-5' exonuclease PolX, with product MARVNGEVEAVLREYADLIAITGGDAFKARAYEKAARAVGGYPADVSKLDEEGLREIPNVGRSIADKVVEYLRTGKMAAVEERRARIPAGVRELITIPTLGPKKALRLYEDLHISSVSELAAAIEADRLADLKGFGEKTQDNIRHGIELLRQAGARVPLSVALETAEGIVGALQEVTGCRRCAYAGSLRRMRETVGDLDILVAARKSGPFMAALCELPDTAEVIARGTKKTSVRTGEGLQVDLRVLPPDSWGAGLQYFTGSKAHNIRTRTIAVRRGLKLSEYGVFDAESGESVASRTEEEVYARLGLPWIAPTLREDRGEIEAALRGELPEVVTERDVRGDLHTHTDLTDGLASLDAMVEAAARRGYAYCAVTDHAPDLYMQRMTDEKILAQRERLRELDGTHHRMRLLHGTELNIGPDGGLDWPDEFLAGFDLCVASPHSHFDLGRRAMTRRLVRAVENPYVNILGHPTTRLIGRRAGVDADWDEVFAACARSGTALEVNAQPDRLDLGDEDILRARTHGVRFAVNTDAHSVPQLAQLRYGIGTAQRGWLTPDEVVNTWPLTRLRRFLRKGGR from the coding sequence GTGGCCCGGGTCAATGGTGAGGTCGAGGCGGTTCTGCGGGAGTACGCCGATCTCATCGCGATCACCGGAGGTGACGCGTTCAAGGCGCGTGCCTACGAGAAGGCGGCGCGTGCCGTCGGGGGGTATCCGGCCGATGTCTCGAAGCTGGACGAGGAGGGGCTGCGGGAGATCCCGAATGTGGGGCGGTCGATCGCGGACAAGGTGGTCGAGTACCTGCGGACCGGGAAGATGGCGGCCGTCGAGGAGCGGCGGGCCAGGATCCCCGCCGGGGTGCGGGAGTTGATCACCATTCCGACACTCGGGCCGAAGAAGGCGCTGCGGCTGTACGAGGATCTGCACATCTCCTCGGTGAGCGAGCTGGCCGCGGCGATCGAGGCGGACCGGCTGGCCGATCTCAAGGGGTTCGGGGAGAAGACGCAGGACAACATCCGGCACGGGATCGAGCTGCTGCGGCAGGCGGGGGCGCGGGTGCCGCTGTCGGTCGCGCTGGAGACCGCCGAGGGGATCGTCGGCGCGCTGCAAGAGGTGACCGGGTGCCGGCGGTGCGCGTACGCGGGGTCGCTGCGGCGGATGCGGGAGACCGTCGGGGACCTGGACATCCTGGTGGCGGCGCGGAAGTCGGGGCCGTTCATGGCGGCGCTGTGCGAGCTGCCGGACACGGCCGAGGTGATCGCGCGGGGCACGAAGAAGACGTCGGTGCGCACCGGCGAGGGGCTCCAGGTGGATCTGCGGGTGCTGCCGCCGGACTCGTGGGGCGCGGGGCTCCAGTACTTCACCGGGTCCAAGGCGCACAACATCCGCACCCGGACGATCGCCGTGCGCCGGGGGCTGAAGCTGTCGGAGTACGGCGTGTTCGACGCGGAGAGCGGGGAGTCGGTGGCGTCCCGCACCGAGGAGGAGGTGTACGCGCGGCTGGGGCTGCCGTGGATCGCGCCGACGCTGCGGGAGGACCGCGGGGAGATCGAGGCGGCGCTGCGCGGGGAGCTGCCCGAGGTGGTGACCGAGCGGGACGTGCGCGGTGATCTGCACACGCACACGGATCTCACCGACGGGCTGGCGTCCCTGGACGCCATGGTGGAGGCGGCGGCGCGGCGCGGGTACGCGTACTGCGCGGTGACGGATCACGCGCCGGATCTGTACATGCAGAGGATGACGGACGAGAAGATCCTCGCCCAGCGGGAACGGCTGCGGGAGCTGGACGGCACGCATCACCGGATGCGGCTGCTGCACGGTACGGAGCTGAACATCGGGCCCGACGGCGGGCTCGACTGGCCGGACGAGTTCCTGGCCGGCTTCGATCTGTGCGTGGCCTCGCCGCACTCGCACTTCGACCTCGGCCGCAGGGCGATGACCCGGCGGCTGGTGCGGGCGGTGGAGAACCCGTACGTGAACATCCTCGGGCATCCCACCACCCGGCTGATCGGCCGCCGGGCGGGGGTGGACGCGGACTGGGACGAGGTGTTCGCGGCCTGCGCGCGCTCCGGGACCGCGCTGGAGGTCAACGCGCAGCCGGACCGGCTGGACCTCGGGGACGAGGACATCCTGCGGGCGCGGACGCACGGGGTGCGGTTCGCGGTGAACACCGACGCGCACTCG
- a CDS encoding bifunctional 2-polyprenyl-6-hydroxyphenol methylase/3-demethylubiquinol 3-O-methyltransferase UbiG has translation MSLAESWDRYAVGSTPRRDRNANGDTTWLNWTQYADHGPNEGLLGTVAGRRVLELGSGSGSNLAHLVTLGASGLGVDIAPAREVVARERWSDLRGLEFRTAEATAFLSGTDQTFDVVLSIFGAVWFVDPETLLPLIRARMAADGILAFSHLPAGSQSPRPGRAGLRYDHSPSEWMRLLTGHGFTDVSASVIDPPEGRTVGTMLVRAVAL, from the coding sequence ATGTCATTGGCTGAGTCCTGGGACAGGTACGCAGTCGGGAGTACGCCCCGTAGGGACAGGAACGCCAACGGAGACACGACCTGGCTGAACTGGACTCAGTACGCCGATCACGGGCCGAACGAGGGTCTTCTAGGTACCGTCGCCGGACGCCGAGTGCTGGAACTCGGCTCGGGAAGCGGAAGCAACTTGGCACACCTGGTGACCCTCGGCGCGTCCGGTCTCGGGGTGGACATCGCCCCCGCTCGTGAGGTTGTGGCACGGGAACGTTGGAGCGATTTGCGGGGTCTTGAGTTCCGCACAGCGGAAGCGACGGCGTTCCTGAGCGGGACGGACCAAACGTTCGATGTTGTGCTCTCGATCTTCGGTGCCGTCTGGTTCGTTGATCCGGAGACTCTGCTCCCCCTGATCCGGGCGCGCATGGCAGCGGATGGCATTCTGGCGTTCTCGCACCTGCCTGCCGGAAGTCAGAGTCCGCGACCGGGTAGGGCGGGTCTGCGATACGACCACAGCCCAAGCGAATGGATGCGCCTCCTCACCGGCCACGGATTCACAGATGTTTCCGCATCCGTCATCGACCCGCCGGAAGGCAGGACCGTAGGCACGATGCTCGTGCGTGCGGTAGCTCTCTGA
- a CDS encoding M20/M25/M40 family metallo-hydrolase, which produces MSEKDTAQGVTGEDEVADLCRDLIRFDTSNYGDHSGPGERQAAEWVAGKLAEVGLEPKIYESHPGRASTVARIAGEDPSRPALLIHGHLDVVPANADDWTHHPFAGEIADGCVWGRGAVDMKDMDAMTLAVVRDRLRSGRRPPRDIVVAFLADEEAGGTFGARHLVDHHPELFEGVTEAISEVGGFSFTVSEQRRLYLIQTAEKGMHWMKLTVAGTAGHGSMIHRDNAITELSEAVARVGRHRFPVRVTKTTRAFLDELGDALGTELDPEDMEATVAKLGGIAKLIGATLSNTANPTQLNAGYKVNVIPGEATAHIDGRFLPGYEEEFLGDLDRLLGPHVRREDVHADKAVETSFDGALVEAMQSALLAEDPIAKAVPYMLSGGTDAKSFDDLGIRGFGFAPLKLPPELDFAGMFHGVDERVPVDGLQFGVRVLDRFIDAS; this is translated from the coding sequence GTGAGTGAGAAGGACACGGCCCAGGGTGTCACCGGTGAGGACGAGGTCGCGGACCTCTGCCGCGACCTGATCCGGTTCGACACCAGCAACTACGGCGACCACTCCGGGCCCGGCGAGCGCCAGGCCGCCGAGTGGGTCGCCGGGAAGCTGGCGGAGGTCGGCCTGGAGCCGAAGATCTACGAGTCCCACCCCGGCCGCGCCTCCACCGTGGCCCGTATCGCGGGGGAGGACCCCTCCCGGCCCGCCCTGCTGATCCACGGCCACCTGGACGTCGTACCGGCCAACGCCGACGACTGGACCCACCACCCCTTCGCCGGCGAGATCGCCGACGGGTGCGTATGGGGGCGCGGGGCGGTCGACATGAAGGACATGGACGCCATGACCCTCGCGGTGGTGCGCGACCGGCTGCGCAGCGGGCGGCGGCCCCCGCGCGACATCGTCGTCGCCTTCCTCGCCGACGAGGAGGCCGGCGGCACCTTCGGCGCGCGCCACCTGGTCGACCACCACCCCGAGCTGTTCGAGGGCGTCACCGAGGCGATCAGCGAGGTCGGCGGCTTCTCCTTCACCGTGAGCGAGCAGCGGCGGCTCTATCTGATCCAGACGGCCGAGAAGGGCATGCACTGGATGAAGCTCACCGTGGCCGGCACCGCCGGGCACGGCTCCATGATCCACCGCGACAACGCCATCACCGAGCTGTCCGAGGCGGTCGCCCGCGTCGGCCGCCACAGGTTCCCGGTGCGGGTCACCAAGACCACCCGGGCCTTCCTCGACGAGCTGGGCGACGCGCTCGGCACCGAGCTGGACCCCGAGGACATGGAGGCGACCGTCGCCAAGCTCGGCGGCATCGCCAAGCTGATCGGCGCGACCCTGAGCAACACCGCCAACCCGACCCAGCTGAACGCCGGTTACAAGGTCAACGTCATCCCCGGCGAGGCCACCGCGCACATCGACGGCCGCTTCCTGCCCGGGTACGAGGAGGAGTTCCTCGGCGACCTCGACCGGCTGCTCGGCCCGCATGTGCGCCGCGAGGACGTGCACGCCGACAAGGCCGTCGAGACCAGCTTCGACGGGGCGCTGGTCGAGGCCATGCAGTCCGCGCTGCTCGCCGAGGACCCCATCGCCAAGGCGGTCCCGTACATGCTCTCCGGCGGCACCGACGCCAAGTCCTTCGACGACCTCGGCATCCGCGGCTTCGGCTTCGCCCCGCTGAAGCTGCCGCCGGAGCTGGACTTCGCCGGCATGTTCCACGGCGTGGACGAGCGGGTGCCGGTGGACGGTCTCCAGTTCGGCGTGCGGGTGCTCGACCGGTTCATCGACGCGTCCTGA
- the chpH gene encoding chaplin ChpH, with the protein MIKKVVAAAAATGGLVLAGAGLAVADSGAQGAALHSPGVVSGNVIQVPVHVPVNVCGDTINVIGLLNPAFGNTCVNG; encoded by the coding sequence ATGATCAAGAAGGTCGTCGCTGCCGCGGCTGCCACCGGTGGGCTGGTTCTCGCGGGCGCGGGCCTGGCCGTCGCCGACTCCGGTGCCCAGGGTGCCGCCCTGCACTCCCCGGGTGTCGTCTCCGGCAACGTCATCCAGGTGCCCGTGCACGTTCCGGTGAACGTGTGCGGCGACACGATCAACGTGATCGGGCTCCTGAACCCCGCCTTCGGCAACACCTGCGTCAACGGCTGA
- a CDS encoding chaplin, which translates to MRQGTRKGLMTMAAATGVLAAATGMAHADAGASGAATGSPGVLSGNTVQAPVHVPVNVCGNTVNVVGLLNPAMGNACANSGGGHGGQGHGGAGGSGGSGAGGHTSGSPGVGSGNTVQVPIDVPVNVCGNSVDVVGVGNPALGNHCSNGGGTHSTPPGGHTSPPSHPGHPSHPGHPSHPTQPGKPTAPGTPHHPGTPATPPAHQVHVPQAPPASLTTGQLAHTGSDLPLGLALPAGAGALIAGAVLYRKARVKA; encoded by the coding sequence ATGCGACAAGGAACCCGTAAGGGTCTGATGACCATGGCGGCGGCGACCGGGGTACTCGCCGCCGCGACCGGTATGGCACACGCGGACGCGGGCGCGTCCGGCGCCGCCACCGGCTCACCGGGCGTCCTGTCCGGCAACACCGTGCAGGCACCGGTCCATGTCCCGGTGAACGTCTGCGGCAACACCGTGAACGTCGTCGGGCTCCTCAACCCGGCGATGGGCAACGCCTGCGCCAACTCCGGCGGCGGCCACGGAGGTCAGGGCCACGGCGGCGCCGGCGGTTCGGGAGGCTCCGGCGCGGGCGGCCACACCTCCGGCTCGCCGGGCGTGGGGTCGGGCAACACCGTCCAGGTGCCGATCGACGTCCCGGTGAACGTGTGCGGCAACAGCGTCGACGTCGTCGGCGTGGGCAACCCCGCCCTGGGCAACCACTGCTCGAACGGCGGCGGTACGCACAGCACCCCGCCGGGCGGCCACACCAGCCCGCCGAGCCACCCCGGTCACCCGAGTCACCCAGGCCACCCGAGCCACCCGACTCAGCCGGGCAAGCCGACCGCCCCGGGCACCCCGCACCACCCGGGCACCCCGGCGACCCCGCCCGCCCACCAGGTGCACGTGCCGCAGGCGCCCCCGGCGTCCCTGACCACGGGGCAGCTCGCGCACACCGGCAGCGACCTGCCTCTGGGCCTCGCGCTGCCGGCCGGCGCGGGTGCGCTGATCGCGGGCGCCGTGCTCTACCGCAAGGCACGGGTCAAGGCCTGA
- a CDS encoding DUF5703 family protein, with the protein MPEYEFVDVYVPRGVSRKETARLLTDHAEYGHWELDRLSLLRDGSRKVRLRRRIIRQLRATW; encoded by the coding sequence ATGCCGGAATACGAATTTGTCGACGTGTATGTCCCTCGCGGGGTGTCCCGCAAGGAGACCGCACGTCTGCTGACGGACCATGCCGAGTACGGACACTGGGAGTTGGACCGCCTGAGCCTGCTGCGCGACGGCAGCCGCAAGGTGCGGCTGCGGCGGCGGATCATCCGCCAGCTGCGGGCCACCTGGTGA
- a CDS encoding helix-hairpin-helix domain-containing protein, with protein MSTEPETTEETGPGTPEMPEAQGAPEAPDGVAGVAGDGLAADGGEGASEVSDVSEASGAPETSEVEDGGAGEETAEPAEGAETAEPTGSAEEAESDGSAGPVAEGAGKPELSEAAAELAAQRLERERIERRKAERRGPVESGAKLSGTAADLLAAVRAVEGGKKPASTVFAQPARPAPERAPEPGPATAPVRPAPVPEPVRQERPAPAPAAAPVGPSPQTVEAVRQVLARGGAPEALGQQAALVLGEGAGDVLREDPWQLLRLPGVRPEQADGFARALLGAECGPRDERRGRAVTVWLLEQAALAGHTALELPALTAALAQRGVPDPDEAVQSTLAEGEALVFEDALEEAGAPAARAADDEEEEAAERPVRVLIALERYAMAEESLADGLARLINSPSQDAGEAWAPVVAELSGGAAELARAVAGHGLVLHTGGDASRAEPAALLGAARDAGLRALAVCHTPDGRDRLAALPPTRGAGVGTVAGLLAGAEGPGRDGDGALELDLLIVLDAPQLDVESAAMLVESLPDGARLVLSGDPALLWSAGPGRVFADLLAARACPQLASRLPDPGPIGELVSGIGIGELNQVEAPGKEVVIVPVRDAGEAVHRTVQLVADSVPRAFGVPVEDTVVITPGHGGAAGTRALNSALKERLNPGPGRFGGFDPGDRIAYSPAPGRTLPGTVVKADAEGLHLSCAGAPVAVPRERVEGSVRHGWALTAHQAVGGRWPAAVVVLPGDAAQTLSRPWVYTAFGRGERHLSVVHGVEGALPRAVAEIPAKPRTTRLATLLRPQPPTD; from the coding sequence GTGAGCACGGAACCGGAGACCACGGAGGAAACGGGGCCGGGGACGCCGGAGATGCCGGAGGCGCAGGGCGCGCCGGAGGCGCCGGACGGGGTGGCCGGGGTGGCCGGGGACGGTCTCGCGGCGGACGGCGGTGAGGGTGCGTCCGAGGTGTCCGACGTGTCCGAGGCATCCGGAGCGCCCGAGACGTCCGAGGTGGAGGACGGCGGCGCGGGCGAGGAGACGGCGGAGCCGGCCGAGGGGGCGGAGACGGCGGAGCCGACCGGGTCGGCCGAGGAGGCGGAGTCGGATGGGTCGGCCGGACCGGTGGCCGAGGGTGCCGGGAAGCCGGAGCTGTCCGAGGCGGCGGCCGAGTTGGCCGCGCAGCGGCTGGAGCGGGAGCGGATCGAGCGGCGCAAGGCGGAGCGCAGGGGGCCCGTGGAGAGCGGCGCCAAGCTGAGCGGGACGGCGGCCGATCTGCTGGCCGCGGTCCGGGCGGTGGAGGGGGGCAAGAAGCCGGCGTCCACGGTGTTCGCACAGCCCGCGCGGCCCGCGCCCGAGCGGGCACCCGAGCCGGGCCCCGCGACCGCCCCGGTCCGTCCCGCACCCGTACCGGAGCCGGTGCGCCAGGAGCGGCCCGCGCCCGCCCCCGCGGCCGCCCCGGTCGGGCCCTCGCCGCAGACGGTGGAGGCCGTACGACAGGTGCTCGCGCGGGGTGGGGCGCCGGAGGCGCTGGGGCAGCAGGCGGCCCTGGTGCTCGGCGAGGGCGCGGGCGATGTGCTGCGGGAGGACCCCTGGCAGTTGCTGCGGCTCCCGGGGGTGCGGCCCGAGCAGGCGGACGGCTTCGCGCGGGCGCTGCTCGGCGCCGAGTGCGGCCCGCGGGACGAGCGGCGGGGGCGGGCGGTGACGGTCTGGCTGCTGGAGCAGGCGGCCCTCGCCGGACACACCGCCCTGGAGCTGCCCGCGCTCACCGCGGCCCTGGCCCAGCGGGGCGTGCCGGACCCGGACGAGGCCGTGCAGAGCACCCTCGCCGAGGGCGAGGCGCTGGTGTTCGAGGACGCCCTGGAGGAGGCGGGCGCCCCGGCCGCGCGGGCGGCGGACGACGAGGAGGAAGAGGCGGCGGAGCGCCCGGTGCGGGTGCTCATCGCCCTGGAGCGGTACGCCATGGCCGAGGAGAGCCTCGCCGACGGCCTGGCCCGGCTGATCAACTCCCCGTCCCAGGACGCCGGGGAGGCCTGGGCGCCGGTCGTCGCGGAGTTGTCGGGCGGCGCCGCCGAGCTGGCCCGCGCGGTCGCCGGGCACGGCCTGGTCCTGCACACCGGCGGCGACGCCTCGCGCGCCGAACCGGCCGCCCTGCTCGGCGCCGCCCGGGACGCGGGCCTGCGGGCCCTCGCCGTGTGCCACACCCCCGACGGCCGCGACCGTCTCGCCGCGCTGCCGCCGACGCGCGGGGCGGGCGTGGGTACGGTCGCGGGTCTGCTGGCCGGTGCCGAGGGACCGGGCCGGGACGGCGACGGAGCGCTGGAGCTGGATCTGCTGATCGTGCTGGACGCGCCCCAACTCGACGTGGAGAGCGCGGCGATGCTGGTGGAGTCGCTGCCCGACGGGGCGCGGCTGGTGCTCAGCGGGGATCCGGCGCTGCTGTGGTCGGCCGGTCCGGGACGGGTCTTCGCCGATCTGCTCGCGGCCCGCGCCTGCCCCCAGCTCGCCTCCCGGCTGCCCGACCCGGGTCCGATCGGCGAGCTGGTCTCCGGGATCGGCATCGGCGAGCTGAACCAGGTCGAGGCGCCCGGCAAGGAGGTCGTGATCGTGCCGGTGCGGGACGCGGGCGAGGCCGTGCACCGCACGGTGCAGCTGGTCGCGGACTCGGTGCCGCGCGCCTTCGGGGTGCCCGTCGAGGACACGGTGGTGATCACGCCGGGCCATGGCGGCGCGGCCGGTACCCGGGCTCTCAACTCCGCCCTGAAGGAGCGCCTCAACCCCGGCCCCGGCCGGTTCGGCGGCTTCGACCCCGGCGACCGGATCGCCTACTCCCCCGCCCCCGGACGGACCCTGCCGGGCACCGTGGTGAAGGCCGATGCCGAGGGGCTGCACCTGTCCTGCGCGGGCGCCCCCGTGGCCGTACCGCGGGAGCGGGTGGAGGGGTCGGTGCGGCACGGATGGGCGCTGACCGCGCACCAGGCGGTGGGCGGGCGCTGGCCCGCGGCGGTCGTGGTGCTGCCCGGCGACGCGGCGCAGACGCTGAGCAGGCCGTGGGTGTACACGGCGTTCGGCCGGGGCGAGCGGCATCTCTCCGTGGTCCACGGCGTGGAGGGGGCGCTGCCGCGAGCGGTCGCGGAGATCCCGGCCAAGCCCCGTACGACGCGGCTGGCGACCCTGCTGCGCCCGCAGCCCCCGACGGACTGA
- a CDS encoding aldo/keto reductase: protein MEQRHLGRTGLRVSRIGLGTLTWGRDTEEHDAADMLKAFWEAGGTLVDTADVYGGGEAEYLLGRLMERLVPRRDLVISTKAGSVPDPGRRFDGSRGHLLAALDASLVRLGTDHVDLWHIHAYDPGTPLEETLQALDIAVASGRARYAGVSNFCGWQLAKAATWQLAAPGTRTRLASTQMEYSLLQRGVEREVLPAALDLGVGLLPSSPLGRGVLTGKYRHNTPADSRGASDHLAPFVEPYLDDTATRIVDAVTTAADGLAVTPLQVALAWVRDRPGVTAPIVGARTAQQLTAALSVEALSLPDEICRALDDVSAPLHRYPDHDWSTL, encoded by the coding sequence ATGGAGCAGAGGCATCTCGGCCGTACCGGCCTGCGCGTGTCCCGGATCGGACTCGGCACCCTCACCTGGGGCCGGGACACCGAAGAGCATGACGCCGCGGACATGCTCAAGGCGTTCTGGGAGGCCGGCGGCACCCTCGTCGACACGGCGGACGTGTACGGCGGCGGGGAGGCGGAGTATCTGCTCGGGCGGCTGATGGAACGGCTCGTACCGCGCCGCGACCTGGTCATCTCCACGAAGGCGGGCAGCGTCCCGGACCCCGGGCGCCGCTTCGACGGCTCCCGGGGCCATCTGCTCGCCGCGCTGGACGCCTCCCTGGTCCGCCTGGGCACGGACCATGTGGACCTGTGGCACATCCACGCGTACGACCCCGGGACCCCGCTGGAGGAGACGCTCCAGGCCCTCGACATAGCGGTGGCCAGCGGCCGGGCCCGGTACGCGGGCGTGTCCAACTTCTGTGGCTGGCAGCTCGCCAAGGCGGCCACCTGGCAGCTCGCGGCGCCGGGCACCCGCACCCGGCTGGCCAGCACGCAGATGGAGTACTCGCTGCTCCAGCGGGGCGTGGAGCGCGAGGTGCTGCCCGCCGCGCTGGACCTGGGCGTGGGCCTGCTGCCCTCCTCGCCGCTGGGCCGGGGCGTGCTGACCGGAAAGTACCGGCACAACACGCCCGCGGACTCGCGCGGCGCCTCCGATCATCTGGCGCCGTTCGTGGAGCCGTATCTGGACGACACGGCGACCCGCATCGTCGACGCGGTGACGACGGCCGCCGACGGGCTCGCGGTCACCCCGCTCCAGGTGGCGCTGGCCTGGGTCCGCGACCGCCCCGGGGTCACCGCCCCGATCGTCGGCGCGCGCACCGCGCAGCAGCTCACGGCGGCGTTGTCAGTGGAGGCGCTTAGTCTTCCTGACGAGATCTGCCGGGCGCTGGACGATGTGTCGGCGCCCTTGCACCGCTATCCCGATCACGACTGGAGCACGCTGTGA
- a CDS encoding LLM class F420-dependent oxidoreductase produces MQLGLNLGYWGAGMDGDNLAVAQEADRLGYAVCWAAEAYGSDAATVLSWVAAQTERIDVGSAIFQIPARQPAMTAMTAATLDTLSGGRFRLGLGVSGPQVSEGWYGVRFDKPLARTREYVEIVRKAMTRQRLSYEGEHWTLPLPGGPGKPIKLTVHPQREHIPLYIAAIGPKNLEQTGEIADGALLIFPAAEHLEETTLTHLRAGREKAGKTLDGFDICPTLPLAVGDDKDVAALADTFRPYTALYVGGMGSAKQNFYNKLAQRMGYEREAAEIQEKYLSGDKQGAAAAIPQDLIDKTTLLGSVDRIADRMKAYAEAGVTTLSLAPAGFTLEERLASLRTGTEALERAGLA; encoded by the coding sequence ATGCAACTCGGACTCAACCTCGGCTACTGGGGTGCCGGAATGGACGGCGACAATCTGGCCGTGGCGCAGGAGGCCGACCGGCTGGGCTACGCCGTGTGCTGGGCAGCCGAGGCGTACGGCTCCGACGCGGCCACCGTGCTCAGCTGGGTCGCCGCCCAGACCGAGCGCATCGACGTCGGCTCGGCCATCTTCCAGATCCCGGCCCGCCAGCCGGCGATGACCGCGATGACGGCGGCCACCCTGGACACCCTCTCCGGCGGCCGCTTCCGGCTCGGCCTCGGCGTCTCCGGGCCCCAGGTCTCGGAGGGCTGGTACGGCGTCAGGTTCGACAAGCCGCTGGCCCGTACCCGCGAGTACGTGGAGATCGTCCGCAAGGCGATGACCCGTCAGCGGCTGTCGTACGAGGGCGAGCACTGGACGCTGCCGCTGCCCGGCGGTCCGGGCAAGCCGATCAAGCTGACCGTGCACCCGCAGCGCGAGCACATCCCGCTGTACATCGCGGCGATCGGCCCGAAGAACCTGGAGCAGACCGGCGAGATCGCCGACGGCGCCCTGCTGATCTTCCCCGCCGCCGAGCACCTGGAGGAGACCACCCTCACGCATCTGCGCGCGGGCCGGGAGAAGGCGGGCAAGACCCTCGACGGGTTCGACATCTGCCCGACCCTGCCGCTCGCCGTCGGAGACGACAAGGACGTGGCCGCGCTCGCCGACACCTTCCGCCCCTACACCGCGCTGTACGTCGGCGGCATGGGCAGCGCCAAGCAGAACTTCTACAACAAGCTGGCGCAGCGCATGGGGTACGAGCGGGAGGCCGCCGAGATCCAGGAGAAGTACCTGTCCGGGGACAAGCAGGGGGCGGCCGCCGCGATCCCGCAGGACCTCATCGACAAGACCACGCTGCTGGGCTCCGTCGACCGCATCGCGGATCGCATGAAGGCGTACGCCGAGGCCGGTGTCACCACCCTCAGCCTCGCGCCCGCCGGGTTCACCCTGGAAGAGCGGCTCGCCTCCCTGCGCACCGGCACGGAGGCCCTGGAGCGCGCCGGGCTCGCCTGA
- the corA gene encoding magnesium/cobalt transporter CorA: protein MIVDCAIYRHGKRTEGPEDLSDALAEARAAGGFVWIGLYEPSEREFDLVTQEFGLHPLAVEDALKAHQRPKLEVYEDSLFVVLKPVGYEPASDTVSAGEVMVFVGDCFVVTVRHGEASPLAAVRHRLEEEPEMLHKGPTSVLYAIADAIVDRYLEVATELQTDLEEVEAEVFRPEGGGARNTASRIYGFKRQIVEFRRATGPLTVPLNRLAGTGPLGSGSGVPFVHEEARPFFRDVGDHLARVNESVEGLDRLVSDVLSAHLAQTSVRQNDDMRKISAWAAMAAVPTMIAGIYGMNFDHMPELHWLWSYPAVIVVMALLEVVLYRLFKRREWL from the coding sequence GTGATCGTCGACTGTGCCATCTACCGGCATGGAAAGCGGACCGAGGGTCCGGAGGATCTGTCCGACGCGCTCGCCGAGGCGCGGGCGGCGGGCGGGTTCGTGTGGATCGGGCTGTACGAGCCGTCCGAGCGGGAGTTCGACCTGGTGACCCAGGAGTTCGGGCTGCACCCGCTGGCGGTGGAGGACGCCCTCAAGGCTCATCAGCGGCCCAAACTGGAGGTGTACGAGGATTCGCTGTTCGTGGTGCTGAAGCCGGTCGGGTACGAACCGGCGAGCGACACGGTCTCGGCGGGAGAGGTGATGGTCTTCGTCGGCGACTGCTTCGTGGTGACGGTGCGGCACGGTGAGGCGTCGCCGCTCGCGGCGGTGCGGCACCGGCTGGAGGAGGAGCCGGAGATGCTCCACAAGGGGCCCACCTCGGTGCTGTACGCGATCGCCGACGCCATCGTGGACCGGTACCTGGAGGTGGCGACCGAGCTCCAGACGGATCTGGAGGAGGTGGAGGCGGAGGTGTTCCGGCCCGAAGGGGGCGGCGCGCGCAACACCGCCTCGCGGATCTACGGCTTCAAGCGGCAGATCGTGGAGTTCCGCCGGGCGACCGGGCCGCTGACGGTGCCGCTGAACCGGCTGGCGGGGACGGGGCCGCTCGGCTCGGGCAGCGGGGTGCCGTTCGTGCACGAGGAGGCGCGGCCGTTCTTCCGGGACGTCGGCGACCATCTCGCCCGCGTCAACGAGTCGGTGGAGGGCCTGGACCGGCTGGTGTCGGACGTGCTCTCGGCGCATCTGGCGCAGACGAGCGTGCGGCAGAACGACGACATGCGCAAGATCTCCGCCTGGGCGGCGATGGCGGCGGTGCCCACGATGATCGCCGGGATCTACGGCATGAACTTCGACCACATGCCCGAACTGCACTGGCTGTGGTCGTACCCGGCGGTGATCGTGGTGATGGCGCTGCTGGAGGTGGTCCTGTACCGGCTGTTCAAGCGCCGCGAGTGGCTGTGA